ATCCTCAATCTTTCCCTCTCCTCGAATAATCTTCTGATCTCTTCATCCAGTGCTTCAGCTTGCTTAACATCTCCTTTCCTGCCATACTTCATTATCTTATGCAGCTCCCGTCTATATGGACCCAACCGCCGTCCTATACGTCCATAATCCTCTTGTGAAACGCTCTTTTTTGCAGACAGTTCCTCATTTGATATCAAATCGATCCGGGTCTTAATCATCTCGATTTTTTTTGCGAAATCTATCGCTTTTTTCTTAGAAGAAGCTTTATTTTTTTGTACATTTCCAGTTTTCTTGCCTTCCAGCACCGCGGCCAGTTCATCAACCAATTCTGCAGCATCCTGTCCTTTAGGTGTCAGCTCGACCCTTTTTACCCGGTTGTCGCTGCCATCTGGCTCGAATGTTACCAGACCCTGTTCTTCCAGCTTATTCAAAATATTGGTAGTATGGGCAAAAGTGGACTCTATCTCCCTGGATATCACAGATGCATAAGTCCCGCCTTCATTTCTGATGGAAAGCAGTGTAAGAGCGGGTTTTTGCTGGAGGATAAGGTTGACACCGCCCATTGTACCGTCCTTATTTTCCAAGCTCTTTGGACCTTTCAGAAGCAGCTATCACAGCAGACATTATTGCAGCCCTGACATTGTTTTTTTCCAGAGCTTCGATGCCGCAAATTGTGGTCCCACCAGGAGATGTTACCATATCTTTCAATTCTCCAGGGTGCTGTCCAGTCTCAAGCGTCATCTTGGCTGCTCCCAGCACAGTTTGTGCTGCAAGTTTCAGGGCGGTCGCCCTGTCCAGTCCCTGGTGCACTCCACCGTCTGCCATCGCTTCAATGATTATAAACACGAACGCAGGTCCGCTGCCTGAAAGGCCTGTCACAGCATCCATCAGATGTTCGTCCACTACAACAGTTCCGCCAACCACATTAAATATTTTACATGCAGTCTCAATATCAAACTTTGTGGCAGTGTCGCCGGGACAAATCGCTGACGCCGCTTCACCCACCGTGGCACAGATATTTGGCATAACCCGTACAATCCTGGTGCCCCCTGGTAGTTCTTTGGCCAGGTTGCCAATGGTAACACCTGCAGCAATTGAAATGAAAAGATGCTTCTTTATTATAGAATCCTTCATTCCCTGCAGGACATACCGAATGATCTGGGGCTTAATAGCTAATATGACTACATCTGATTGCTCCAGAGTCTGTTTGTTATCGCATGAAACAGTTATGCCGAGTTCCGATTCTAACGAGTTCAATTTATTTTCATCGATATCACTGGCACAGATCTTATCTGGCTTGACCAGGCCCGAATTAATTACACCTCTTATCAGGGCCTCGCCCATCTTTCCTGTACCGATAAATCCAATCGTATTATCTTTCATATGAATCACTTTCCTGCTCGTCTTTGCTCCATATATTCGATCACGTCTTCCAGACCATTTTCTTTAAGGGTCTCGTTTGTGGGAATTCCGTCATTATCCCAGCCACGCCGCTGGTAATATATGTCAAGTATCCGCTCGAATTCTTCCCTGTTCAATGCTTTGCCGGCATGTGGTCCGGTCTTTATAGGATCATTGAACACCCTCTCAGGCGGCTTATCATCAACCCGGGACAGTCCCAGCCTGATATTGATGGCCCTGGTCAGGTTGTAAACAGCATCACTGCGTTTTAATAGTTCATCTAACGTGAACTCGATACCTGTCGCGGCACTGTAGAACTCTGCATAGGTATTCTCATCAAAACCAAGCTCAATCCAGGGCAGCCTGCATACACCCAGCATATCAAATAAAGGCCGTACTGTCTGGTGATATATGACCAGGTCAGCTTTCTCTTCCAGGCTCCAGTTACCCCCCATCTCTAATTCTTTAGCAATAGGCCATGCCCTTGCATGGTGTGCACCGATATCAGATGTGGCATATCCCAGCGCCATGGTAATGGCAATGCGGGCATCATATGCCGACTGCTCCAGTCCCTTGACATGAGAAATAAGAGGTGCCAGCTGGGGCCAACGCTTGATCACTCCGTACACTCCATCTGCCAGGGTATCACCTACACCTTCCCTTAAGGCTATTTTGCGTATCAGATCCATAATGGCATCATCGTCACCCCATTTCAGTGCTACACCATCAAGATCTTCAAGACTGACCATACCTTTTTCATAAGCTTCGATCATCACAGAGATCAGACTGCCAGAAGATATGGTATCGACGCCATATTCATCGCAAAGATAATTGGCCCTGAGTATAGCATCAAAATCACTAATACCAACATTGGAACCGAACATGGCTGCAGTTTCGTATTCTGGACCTTCGATGACTGTGCCTGCATACTTTCCGTCTTTTACCAGATTCACATTACTACAGGCCATGGGACAGCTGTAACAGGCAGAATCACCTATCTTGTAGTTCAGTTCCATGACATCGCCGTTTATTTCTTCAGCCTTATCGAAATGGGCGTCCATGAAATTATGAGTTGGAATGATACCTGAGGCATTGGCATAATCGATAACACTCATCAGACCCTGGCGCTGCCAGAACTCGAATAGATTGTGCTGTTTTAATTTTTTAAAGGCTTTGTCACTTATCCTGGTCAGACTAGGCAGGTCGGCCACAGGCAGATCTTTTGTTCCGCGAATGGCAATGGCTTTCAGGTTCTTT
The Methanosarcinales archaeon genome window above contains:
- a CDS encoding winged helix DNA-binding protein, with product MGGVNLILQQKPALTLLSIRNEGGTYASVISREIESTFAHTTNILNKLEEQGLVTFEPDGSDNRVKRVELTPKGQDAAELVDELAAVLEGKKTGNVQKNKASSKKKAIDFAKKIEMIKTRIDLISNEELSAKKSVSQEDYGRIGRRLGPYRRELHKIMKYGRKGDVKQAEALDEEIRRLFEERERLR
- the proC gene encoding pyrroline-5-carboxylate reductase → MKDNTIGFIGTGKMGEALIRGVINSGLVKPDKICASDIDENKLNSLESELGITVSCDNKQTLEQSDVVILAIKPQIIRYVLQGMKDSIIKKHLFISIAAGVTIGNLAKELPGGTRIVRVMPNICATVGEAASAICPGDTATKFDIETACKIFNVVGGTVVVDEHLMDAVTGLSGSGPAFVFIIIEAMADGGVHQGLDRATALKLAAQTVLGAAKMTLETGQHPGELKDMVTSPGGTTICGIEALEKNNVRAAIMSAVIAASERSKELGK
- a CDS encoding aldehyde ferredoxin oxidoreductase family protein, which gives rise to MSPEGGYHKKILHVDLTECKTHVETVSDEFALKYIGGRGWGARLVWEHMKDDVNPLGPDNIIVIAPGPLSGLYLPAAGKTSFCSISPATGIYGDSNLGGMFGVELRMAGFDAAIIKGKAPELSYLWIDDDDVQIKSAVKYMNMGSIETEHQLREDIGDETVKVATIGPAGENMVKMACITADWGRNAGRTGMGAVLGSKNLKAIAIRGTKDLPVADLPSLTRISDKAFKKLKQHNLFEFWQRQGLMSVIDYANASGIIPTHNFMDAHFDKAEEINGDVMELNYKIGDSACYSCPMACSNVNLVKDGKYAGTVIEGPEYETAAMFGSNVGISDFDAILRANYLCDEYGVDTISSGSLISVMIEAYEKGMVSLEDLDGVALKWGDDDAIMDLIRKIALREGVGDTLADGVYGVIKRWPQLAPLISHVKGLEQSAYDARIAITMALGYATSDIGAHHARAWPIAKELEMGGNWSLEEKADLVIYHQTVRPLFDMLGVCRLPWIELGFDENTYAEFYSAATGIEFTLDELLKRSDAVYNLTRAINIRLGLSRVDDKPPERVFNDPIKTGPHAGKALNREEFERILDIYYQRRGWDNDGIPTNETLKENGLEDVIEYMEQRRAGK